The following are encoded together in the Blautia obeum ATCC 29174 genome:
- the nadC gene encoding carboxylating nicotinate-nucleotide diphosphorylase — MNEITMKMQADQLIRMALQEDITSEDVSTNAVMPTATKGTVELIAKEDGVIAGLDIYARVFTILDEKTEIDFHCKDGDEVKKGELMATVTGDIRVLLSGERVALNYLQRMSGIATYTRQVAKLLEGSKVTLLDTRKTTPNCRVFEKYAVRVGGGCNHRYNLSDGVLLKDNHIGAAGSVTKAIQMAKAYAPFVRKIEIEVETLEQVKEAVEAGADIIMLDNMTPEVMKQAVELINGRAQTECSGNITKENIQKIREIGVDFVSSGALTHSAPILDISMKNLHAV, encoded by the coding sequence ATGAATGAAATTACAATGAAAATGCAGGCTGATCAGCTGATCCGTATGGCGTTGCAGGAAGATATTACAAGCGAGGATGTTTCTACAAATGCGGTTATGCCGACAGCAACAAAAGGAACCGTAGAGCTTATCGCAAAAGAAGATGGTGTAATTGCCGGACTTGACATTTATGCGAGAGTATTTACAATCCTGGATGAAAAAACAGAGATTGATTTTCACTGCAAAGATGGAGATGAAGTAAAAAAAGGTGAGTTGATGGCAACTGTAACAGGTGACATTCGAGTCCTTCTTTCCGGAGAACGTGTAGCACTGAATTATCTGCAGAGAATGAGTGGAATTGCCACATATACCAGACAGGTTGCGAAACTTCTGGAAGGCAGCAAAGTAACTTTACTGGATACCCGTAAGACAACCCCGAACTGCCGAGTATTTGAAAAATATGCAGTAAGAGTTGGAGGCGGATGTAATCACAGATATAATCTTTCAGATGGAGTTTTACTGAAAGATAACCACATCGGGGCAGCCGGAAGCGTAACCAAAGCGATACAGATGGCAAAAGCGTATGCACCATTTGTCCGTAAGATCGAGATCGAGGTAGAGACACTGGAACAGGTGAAAGAGGCTGTAGAAGCTGGTGCGGATATCATCATGCTGGATAATATGACACCGGAAGTAATGAAACAGGCGGTTGAGCTGATCAATGGCAGAGCACAGACCGAATGCTCTGGTAATATCACAAAAGAAAATATTCAGAAGATCCGTGAAATCGGTGTTGATTTTGTTTCCAGCGGAGCTTTGACTCACTCTGCACCAATCCTTGACATTTCCATGAAAAATCTTCATGCGGTGTGA
- a CDS encoding transcription repressor NadR produces the protein MNTAERRGEILKILHNADAPVAARELAGKFGVSRQVIVQDLAVIRASTPGILSTTKGYVIQQDSSCSREFKVRHSQDKAAEELNLIVDCGGHVKNISISHRVYGRVSAEMDIRSRQDVSEFVQALQNSHSTVLSNATSGYHYHLVEAASEERLDLIEEQLKKAGFLAPLQPWEQSTGKGNIKL, from the coding sequence ATGAACACTGCAGAAAGACGCGGAGAAATTTTAAAGATCCTTCATAATGCAGATGCTCCGGTGGCAGCAAGAGAGCTTGCGGGAAAATTTGGTGTCAGCCGTCAGGTGATCGTGCAGGATCTGGCGGTGATAAGGGCTTCTACGCCGGGAATATTGTCAACAACAAAGGGGTATGTGATTCAGCAGGACAGCAGTTGCAGTCGAGAATTTAAAGTTCGTCATAGCCAGGATAAAGCTGCTGAGGAACTGAATCTGATCGTAGACTGTGGGGGGCATGTCAAAAATATCAGTATCAGTCACAGAGTTTATGGTCGTGTCAGCGCGGAGATGGATATTCGCTCCAGACAGGATGTGAGTGAGTTTGTACAGGCATTGCAGAACAGTCATTCCACTGTTTTAAGTAATGCAACTTCAGGATATCATTATCATCTGGTGGAAGCCGCAAGTGAAGAACGGTTGGATCTGATTGAAGAACAGTTGAAGAAAGCCGGTTTTCTGGCTCCGCTTCAGCCATGGGAACAGAGCACAGGAAAGGGAAATATTAAATTATGA
- the nadA gene encoding quinolinate synthase NadA, with protein sequence MTIQEIQQEILRMKKEQDVCILAHAYQGQEILEVADYMGDSYGLSVQASKSNCKGVIMCGVRFMAETCKVLSPEKKVWLANPTAGCPMAEQLDLESLRKLKAEHPGYAVVAYINTTSELKTECDVCVTSSSAVQICSKLDNDKILFIPDPNLGRFVAEKLPEKEFAFYKGGCPRHIIVSTKDVEKAKKAHPDALLLVHPECRQEVVELADYVGSTTGIMEYAKKSPNKEFIIGTENSIVEHLQFACPDKQFYPLSVMLTCMNMKITTLMDIYNCLKGTGGEVIELPENVMEGAGRYIHCMVELGG encoded by the coding sequence ATGACAATACAGGAAATTCAGCAGGAGATCCTGCGAATGAAAAAAGAACAGGATGTATGTATTCTGGCACATGCTTACCAGGGACAGGAAATACTGGAAGTTGCAGACTATATGGGCGATTCTTATGGACTGAGCGTGCAGGCATCCAAGAGTAACTGTAAAGGTGTTATCATGTGTGGCGTTCGTTTTATGGCAGAGACCTGTAAGGTTTTAAGCCCGGAGAAGAAAGTATGGCTTGCCAATCCGACAGCCGGATGTCCAATGGCAGAACAGCTGGATCTGGAGAGCTTGCGTAAGTTAAAAGCAGAGCATCCGGGATATGCGGTAGTTGCTTATATCAATACGACTTCTGAACTAAAGACAGAGTGCGATGTCTGCGTGACATCTTCTTCTGCAGTACAGATCTGCAGTAAACTGGATAATGACAAGATTCTGTTTATCCCGGATCCGAACCTGGGACGTTTTGTTGCAGAGAAACTTCCGGAAAAAGAGTTTGCCTTCTACAAAGGTGGATGTCCAAGACATATTATCGTCAGCACCAAAGATGTAGAAAAAGCAAAGAAAGCACATCCGGATGCATTGCTTCTGGTTCATCCGGAATGCCGTCAGGAAGTCGTAGAACTTGCTGATTATGTTGGTTCTACAACTGGAATCATGGAATATGCAAAGAAATCTCCGAATAAAGAATTCATCATCGGAACAGAGAACAGTATTGTGGAACATCTCCAGTTTGCATGTCCGGACAAACAGTTTTATCCGCTGTCTGTCATGCTGACCTGTATGAACATGAAGATCACAACACTGATGGATATTTACAATTGCCTGAAGGGAACCGGCGGAGAAGTGATCGAACTTCCGGAAAATGTTATGGAAGGCGCCGGACGCTACATTCACTGTATGGTAGAACTCGGAGGCTGA
- a CDS encoding dihydrodipicolinate synthase family protein, with amino-acid sequence MEKKFPNGMWPVMLTPLQQNGDVDYPALEELINWYIKEGSSGLFAVCQSSEMFYLSMEEREELTRFIKKAANGRVPVISSGHVSYSLHDQIQELNGIAEAGADAVILLSNRLAAANESDEVLIERLKNIMSELPENLPLGFYECPYPYKRILSPKVVEFCADSGRFYFLKDTCCDIEGIRKKLEIMKGSNMKLYNANTSTLLESMKYGAAGYSGVMANFHPALYAWLLENWEKEPEKAEYLQDILTPCSFIELKNYPLSAKTYLAKEIGFSIKARTRKNTADYISETELSELRQIKELSDRAMEFISK; translated from the coding sequence ATGGAGAAAAAATTTCCAAATGGCATGTGGCCGGTTATGCTGACTCCCTTACAGCAAAACGGCGATGTAGATTATCCAGCTCTGGAAGAGCTTATAAACTGGTACATAAAGGAAGGATCCTCTGGATTATTTGCGGTGTGCCAGTCAAGTGAAATGTTTTATCTTTCTATGGAAGAAAGAGAAGAACTCACTCGTTTCATCAAAAAAGCAGCAAATGGAAGAGTTCCCGTTATTTCATCAGGTCATGTTTCCTATTCCCTGCATGACCAGATCCAGGAGTTAAACGGAATTGCCGAAGCAGGCGCAGATGCAGTAATCCTTTTATCCAACCGTCTGGCAGCGGCAAATGAATCTGACGAAGTTCTGATCGAAAGATTAAAGAATATCATGAGTGAACTTCCAGAAAATCTTCCGCTTGGATTTTATGAATGCCCATATCCGTACAAAAGAATTCTTTCTCCAAAAGTTGTAGAATTTTGTGCGGACAGTGGAAGGTTTTATTTCCTAAAAGACACATGTTGTGATATCGAGGGAATCAGGAAAAAACTTGAGATCATGAAAGGCAGCAATATGAAATTATACAATGCCAATACTTCCACACTTCTGGAAAGTATGAAGTATGGTGCGGCTGGCTACAGCGGAGTTATGGCGAACTTCCACCCGGCACTGTATGCATGGCTGCTGGAGAACTGGGAAAAGGAACCTGAGAAGGCAGAATATTTACAGGATATACTTACACCGTGTTCTTTCATAGAACTGAAAAACTATCCGTTAAGTGCAAAAACATATCTTGCGAAAGAAATCGGATTTTCCATCAAAGCACGGACCAGAAAAAATACAGCAGACTATATCAGTGAAACAGAGTTGTCAGAGTTACGACAGATAAAAGAACTTTCAGACAGAGCAATGGAATTTATTTCAAAATAA
- a CDS encoding FAD-dependent oxidoreductase: protein MKQIYDVIVVGGGPAGIMAAMASGKLGADTLLIEKNGFLGGAATASVLGPISPFHYKDEQVINGIPQDFMDRMVKEAGSTGHMKTLDPYGSGDSLGFYDREKYKYVAVEMLKEFGVDILYHSMIDSVDCDNFKLTGLTTVSKGGDRLHFSAHVIVDATGDGDIAVRCGENYCIGDPVEHKFSPSSAMFEMANVDTEKVFRYIQENQEDFEFLSDIVPMREFDDRLKQHYFVGQGFKKLVKKAVEAGDLEFGRDSVIVLNGIHPNTMHFNATRICGLDATDVVKRTESEIDGRRQINSVSEFMIKYVPGFENAFVSVTNAEIGVRETRHIEGMHTLTGMDVYEGRKFEDVVSRGYFPIDLHNPDGKEGYGNGGVWKVPKDTYDIPYRCLIPKHIDGLILSGRCISGTSEAHGSYRTQGGIMGIGQASGVAAAVCAKNHVQPREQEVKEIQEELIRLGASVYRDEEKAKAEKARARKIAQEYIKEHEGNLITLPEILKEYED from the coding sequence ATGAAACAGATTTATGATGTTATTGTTGTAGGCGGCGGACCGGCGGGAATCATGGCAGCAATGGCTTCCGGAAAATTAGGCGCAGATACACTTCTTATTGAAAAGAACGGATTCTTAGGTGGAGCGGCAACAGCCAGTGTCCTTGGCCCGATTTCTCCGTTTCATTATAAAGATGAACAGGTGATCAATGGTATTCCACAGGATTTTATGGATCGTATGGTAAAAGAAGCCGGAAGTACCGGGCATATGAAAACGCTAGATCCTTATGGAAGTGGAGATTCTCTTGGATTCTATGACAGGGAAAAGTATAAATATGTAGCGGTTGAAATGCTGAAAGAATTTGGCGTAGATATTCTGTATCATTCCATGATCGATTCTGTAGACTGCGATAACTTTAAACTGACTGGACTCACAACCGTTTCAAAAGGCGGAGACAGACTTCACTTTTCTGCTCACGTTATCGTAGATGCGACCGGTGATGGGGACATTGCTGTAAGGTGTGGAGAAAATTACTGCATCGGTGATCCTGTGGAACACAAATTTAGTCCTTCTTCCGCAATGTTTGAGATGGCAAATGTAGATACAGAAAAAGTATTCCGCTACATTCAGGAGAATCAGGAAGATTTTGAATTTTTATCAGATATCGTTCCAATGAGAGAGTTTGATGATCGACTGAAACAGCATTATTTTGTTGGACAGGGATTTAAGAAGCTGGTAAAAAAAGCAGTCGAGGCAGGTGACCTGGAATTTGGACGAGACTCCGTGATCGTACTGAATGGTATTCATCCAAACACCATGCATTTTAATGCGACCAGAATCTGCGGACTGGATGCTACGGATGTCGTAAAGAGAACAGAAAGCGAGATTGACGGAAGAAGGCAGATCAATTCTGTATCAGAATTTATGATTAAGTATGTTCCGGGATTTGAAAATGCATTTGTAAGCGTTACCAATGCTGAGATCGGCGTTCGTGAAACAAGACATATCGAAGGCATGCATACACTTACCGGCATGGATGTCTACGAAGGAAGAAAATTCGAGGATGTAGTTTCAAGAGGATATTTTCCGATCGACCTTCACAATCCGGATGGAAAAGAAGGATATGGAAACGGTGGTGTGTGGAAAGTTCCGAAAGACACTTATGATATTCCGTACAGATGTCTGATCCCAAAACATATTGATGGACTGATCCTTTCCGGCCGGTGCATTTCCGGAACAAGTGAGGCTCATGGATCTTACAGAACACAGGGCGGTATCATGGGAATCGGACAGGCTTCCGGTGTTGCAGCAGCTGTGTGTGCAAAGAACCATGTCCAGCCAAGAGAGCAGGAAGTAAAAGAAATTCAGGAAGAACTGATTCGCCTTGGCGCTTCTGTTTACAGAGATGAAGAAAAGGCAAAAGCAGAAAAAGCGAGAGCAAGAAAGATCGCACAGGAATACATCAAAGAACATGAAGGCAATCTGATCACTCTTCCAGAAATTTTGAAGGAATATGAGGATTAA
- a CDS encoding carbohydrate ABC transporter permease, with the protein MEKMRKKKGDTGRAILFLAPALLLICCFTVIPIFEAVYTSFHKTQYAMVGEFVGLKNYISVMVESDGLKNIINSIVYVVLSLLLAMPIGIGVGTLLNRKIRGMTIFRTMIIIPWTLSQTVTALLWKWLLNGNYGLITSWAYQLTGKKMDLFSSAIIAKILVVIVNVWNTVPVVIILTIAALQTISPELIEAAQVDGASRKMIYWKLTLPMIRPTMVTALVMQSIEYFNMVTLIYVLTAGGPFNATQTLSLAAYQNGFDYWHMDIAAAYSIIIFLLNIVFSLFYVRILKTNDN; encoded by the coding sequence ATGGAAAAAATGAGAAAAAAGAAAGGTGATACCGGAAGAGCAATTCTTTTTCTTGCACCGGCGTTACTGTTGATATGCTGCTTTACTGTTATTCCGATTTTTGAAGCTGTATATACCAGTTTTCACAAAACGCAGTATGCAATGGTTGGGGAATTTGTAGGATTGAAAAATTATATATCTGTTATGGTTGAGTCAGATGGACTGAAAAATATAATCAATTCAATTGTTTATGTAGTTTTATCCCTGCTGCTGGCGATGCCGATCGGTATCGGAGTCGGAACTCTTCTGAACCGAAAGATTAGAGGAATGACAATTTTCCGTACTATGATCATCATTCCTTGGACATTATCGCAGACAGTTACTGCGCTCCTGTGGAAATGGCTTCTTAATGGAAACTATGGACTGATCACCTCCTGGGCTTATCAGCTGACAGGTAAAAAAATGGATCTTTTCAGTTCAGCAATCATTGCAAAAATCCTGGTAGTTATTGTAAACGTATGGAATACGGTTCCGGTCGTAATTATTCTGACGATAGCAGCACTGCAGACGATTTCGCCGGAGTTGATCGAGGCGGCGCAGGTAGATGGTGCTTCAAGAAAAATGATCTACTGGAAACTGACTCTCCCGATGATCCGTCCGACCATGGTCACTGCACTTGTTATGCAGAGTATTGAATATTTCAATATGGTAACTTTAATCTACGTACTGACAGCAGGCGGACCGTTTAATGCGACACAGACACTGAGTCTGGCAGCTTATCAGAATGGATTTGACTATTGGCATATGGACATAGCAGCAGCGTACAGTATTATTATCTTCCTTCTGAATATTGTATTTAGTCTGTTTTATGTAAGAATCCTGAAAACCAACGACAATTAG
- a CDS encoding carbohydrate ABC transporter permease: MGKRKSSLGKTPGLDFLTVIALIAAAIVSLFPVLWGLSTALKTDSAVTMFPPEIIPKEITWNNFIDVVTKSDFMLYMKNSLLITLISIVMATFVAAHAAYALTFFNIRFRKGISFFILMTSMVPPVALLVPLYMLSVKLNLYNTRILLVLIYTAWRTPILTWIMEGFFRKLPMEIVEAGIIDGCSKSKAFYKLILPISQPGIVSAALLSAVYVWNDYLVSSSFITASEKKMISVGLYQYITQYGIKWGLLMAAVMISIIPIIILFICMQKRFVEGMAAGAVKG, translated from the coding sequence ATGGGAAAAAGAAAAAGTTCTCTTGGTAAAACGCCGGGGCTGGATTTTCTGACGGTTATTGCCCTTATCGCAGCAGCGATCGTTTCATTGTTTCCGGTTCTGTGGGGGCTGTCCACTGCACTGAAAACGGACAGTGCAGTGACAATGTTTCCACCGGAGATCATACCAAAAGAAATTACATGGAATAACTTTATTGATGTAGTTACGAAATCTGACTTTATGCTCTATATGAAAAACAGTCTGCTTATAACACTGATCAGTATCGTGATGGCAACATTTGTAGCAGCTCATGCGGCATACGCGCTTACATTCTTTAACATCCGATTCAGAAAAGGAATTTCCTTCTTTATATTGATGACCAGTATGGTACCGCCAGTTGCACTTCTTGTACCACTGTACATGCTCAGTGTAAAACTGAATCTGTATAATACAAGGATTCTTCTGGTACTGATCTATACTGCATGGAGGACGCCGATCCTTACATGGATCATGGAAGGTTTTTTCCGGAAACTTCCTATGGAAATTGTAGAAGCAGGAATCATTGATGGCTGTTCGAAATCAAAAGCTTTTTATAAACTGATCCTTCCGATTTCCCAGCCGGGTATTGTATCAGCAGCACTTCTTTCGGCAGTGTATGTATGGAATGATTATCTTGTATCAAGTTCCTTTATTACAGCAAGCGAGAAGAAAATGATTTCAGTAGGCCTTTATCAGTATATTACGCAGTATGGTATTAAATGGGGACTTCTGATGGCAGCAGTTATGATTTCAATTATTCCGATCATTATTCTGTTCATCTGTATGCAGAAAAGATTTGTGGAAGGAATGGCGGCAGGAGCAGTCAAGGGATAA
- a CDS encoding ABC transporter substrate-binding protein, whose protein sequence is MKAKTLKKGLGIALSMAMTMSLFGCGSGDSAKEQASDTSETTEVAENTDSKDSDTDKGGKDMTFWIFLDPKSTEDPRSVVLSNIVKEYNETNQYGNTVTVESFNYSVFESQAIQAAAAGKGPDIINCFSDQLKQHIDAGTVQPMTDYAKDFITEMGDYIYTSDKLTQSDGEIYSLPWESRVTAMWYRSDLYDSAPQSWDDLLAQSSKASTDTSLGFALGLSEDGNGTGLIETFIPWIRSAGGDFLDKDGKAVFNSDAGVKVVNFIKELVDNGSMDQTTMNMAYDDVVDAFKSGTVDAVNAGTQRAATIMTSNFADNFTSCPIPGEKEGESAPAYVAGQTLAIGKYAQNPEMAMDFIKFYLSEENQVQWVSANCLPVRTGVFDDESVKENVMYDSMQMWSEYAKTGEITFYPADYTELCTKLVKAVQNVVFQDADAKTELDEVAEWYNNK, encoded by the coding sequence ATGAAGGCAAAAACATTAAAAAAAGGTTTGGGTATTGCACTTTCTATGGCTATGACTATGTCACTGTTTGGCTGCGGTTCGGGGGATTCTGCAAAAGAACAGGCATCGGATACTTCGGAAACTACAGAGGTTGCAGAGAATACAGACTCAAAAGATTCTGACACGGATAAAGGCGGAAAGGATATGACTTTCTGGATCTTTCTGGATCCAAAATCTACCGAAGATCCGAGAAGTGTGGTGCTGTCTAATATTGTAAAAGAATATAATGAGACCAACCAATATGGAAATACAGTTACGGTAGAAAGTTTCAACTACAGTGTATTTGAATCCCAGGCAATCCAGGCAGCGGCAGCAGGAAAAGGCCCGGATATCATTAACTGTTTCTCTGATCAGCTGAAACAGCATATAGATGCCGGAACAGTTCAGCCAATGACGGATTATGCGAAAGATTTTATTACCGAGATGGGAGATTATATTTATACCTCAGATAAACTCACCCAGAGTGATGGGGAAATTTATTCCCTTCCATGGGAAAGCCGTGTAACTGCAATGTGGTACAGAAGCGATCTTTATGACAGTGCTCCACAGTCATGGGATGATCTGCTTGCACAGAGTTCGAAAGCATCTACGGATACTTCCCTTGGTTTTGCGCTCGGATTAAGCGAAGATGGAAATGGAACCGGACTTATTGAGACATTTATTCCGTGGATCCGTTCGGCTGGCGGTGATTTCTTGGATAAAGATGGAAAAGCAGTATTTAACAGTGATGCAGGCGTAAAAGTTGTTAATTTCATCAAAGAACTGGTTGATAATGGCTCTATGGATCAGACAACCATGAATATGGCTTATGATGATGTGGTAGATGCGTTTAAGAGTGGCACTGTGGATGCTGTAAATGCAGGAACACAGCGTGCAGCAACAATCATGACTTCGAATTTTGCAGATAACTTTACTTCTTGTCCAATCCCTGGAGAAAAGGAAGGGGAATCAGCACCGGCATATGTGGCAGGACAAACACTTGCAATTGGCAAATATGCACAGAATCCGGAAATGGCAATGGATTTCATCAAATTCTATTTGTCTGAAGAAAATCAAGTACAGTGGGTGTCTGCAAATTGTCTGCCGGTTCGTACAGGAGTATTTGATGATGAAAGCGTCAAAGAAAACGTAATGTATGACAGTATGCAGATGTGGAGCGAATATGCTAAAACAGGTGAAATTACATTTTATCCGGCGGACTACACAGAACTTTGTACAAAACTTGTAAAAGCAGTTCAGAATGTGGTATTTCAGGATGCAGATGCGAAGACAGAACTGGACGAAGTTGCAGAATGGTACAATAATAAGTGA
- a CDS encoding IclR family transcriptional regulator — protein sequence MIDNSEIKVKSLQKALEILNLFADKPVLGVTEISEYFGIYKSTVHNILSTLKAMEYLEQDEETGKYRLGIQVFTLSKALGDTYSITKIAGPYMQELSNITRERVYLAVPYREEVLYLDAMYPAESVELMRSILGERAQMYCTGIGKAMLANMNERAIDEYLNSHELKAFTENSITDKEVFKQELVRTRQRGYAIDDMEHEFGIKCVAMPIFDRNRNLYAAISISGLASHFTEEKMSEWAILLKKYITKIESRL from the coding sequence ATGATAGATAATAGCGAGATTAAAGTGAAAAGTCTTCAAAAAGCATTGGAAATTTTAAACCTTTTTGCCGATAAACCGGTATTGGGTGTGACAGAGATTAGCGAATATTTTGGGATATATAAAAGTACAGTACATAATATTCTTTCTACTCTTAAAGCAATGGAATATTTGGAACAGGATGAGGAGACTGGAAAATATCGTCTGGGGATTCAGGTGTTTACTTTAAGCAAAGCTCTGGGAGATACCTATTCCATTACTAAAATTGCCGGACCTTATATGCAGGAATTATCTAATATTACCAGAGAACGAGTCTATCTGGCAGTTCCATATCGAGAAGAAGTACTGTACCTGGATGCAATGTATCCAGCGGAATCTGTAGAATTGATGAGATCGATTCTTGGAGAAAGAGCGCAGATGTACTGTACAGGAATTGGAAAAGCAATGTTGGCGAATATGAATGAACGTGCAATTGATGAATACTTGAATTCGCATGAGCTGAAAGCGTTTACAGAGAACAGTATCACAGATAAAGAAGTATTTAAACAGGAGCTTGTGCGTACCCGTCAGCGTGGATATGCAATTGATGATATGGAGCACGAATTTGGAATAAAATGTGTTGCAATGCCGATATTTGACCGTAACAGAAACTTGTATGCGGCAATCAGTATCAGTGGTCTTGCGAGTCATTTTACAGAAGAAAAAATGTCCGAATGGGCAATTCTTCTGAAAAAGTATATTACCAAAATTGAGAGCAGATTATAA
- the rpsT gene encoding 30S ribosomal protein S20 has product MEVYQLANIKSAKKRILVNRTKAARNKSIRSAVKTSIKKVETAVQKNDKAAAQAALTEAISTISKATSKGVYHKNNCARKISRLSKAVNSIG; this is encoded by the coding sequence ATGGAGGTGTACCAATTGGCTAACATCAAATCTGCAAAGAAAAGAATTTTAGTAAACAGAACTAAAGCTGCTAGAAACAAATCTATCCGTTCTGCTGTTAAAACTTCCATCAAAAAAGTAGAAACTGCAGTTCAGAAAAACGATAAAGCTGCTGCACAGGCTGCTCTTACAGAGGCTATCTCTACAATCAGCAAAGCAACATCTAAAGGTGTTTATCACAAAAATAACTGTGCAAGAAAAATTTCCCGTCTGTCTAAAGCTGTCAACAGCATTGGCTAA
- the gpr gene encoding GPR endopeptidase: MAVSKRIRTDLALETTERFKEENTEIRGVEIQEDYDEEKDVRTTVVRIVTENGAKAMGRPQGTYITIEAPDLSVPDEDYHREISEEISKHLKQLIDLKKEKSILVVGLGNAGITADALGPHVVENLRMTRHIIREYGLRGIDHEKMHRVSGIVPGVMAQTGMETAEIIQGVVAETKPDVVVAIDALAARSVRRLNRTIQITDTGIHPGSGVGNHRNGLTEDNLQVKVIGIGVPTVVDAATIVHDSMAHLLDALEEAEQKEFLEEMIAPNLYSMFVTPKDVDETVKYLSFTISEGLNTAFGEA, from the coding sequence ATGGCAGTCAGCAAAAGAATCAGAACAGACCTTGCACTGGAAACAACAGAACGTTTTAAAGAAGAAAACACAGAGATTCGTGGTGTAGAGATTCAGGAGGACTATGATGAAGAAAAGGATGTACGAACGACTGTCGTCAGGATCGTGACAGAAAACGGTGCAAAGGCGATGGGAAGACCGCAGGGAACTTACATTACAATAGAAGCTCCGGATCTGTCTGTACCGGATGAAGATTATCATCGTGAGATATCAGAGGAGATTTCCAAACATCTGAAACAACTCATTGATCTGAAAAAGGAAAAATCCATTCTTGTGGTGGGGCTCGGAAATGCAGGAATCACTGCTGATGCACTGGGACCGCATGTGGTAGAAAATTTAAGGATGACCCGTCATATCATAAGGGAATACGGCCTTCGAGGAATTGATCATGAAAAAATGCACCGTGTCAGTGGAATTGTGCCGGGAGTGATGGCACAGACCGGTATGGAAACTGCAGAGATCATACAGGGAGTGGTTGCGGAAACGAAACCGGATGTAGTAGTTGCAATTGATGCACTTGCGGCCAGAAGTGTCCGCAGACTGAATCGAACGATCCAGATTACAGATACAGGAATTCATCCTGGGTCAGGCGTGGGAAATCACAGAAATGGACTAACGGAGGACAATCTGCAGGTAAAGGTGATTGGAATCGGTGTTCCGACGGTTGTGGATGCGGCAACGATCGTTCATGATTCGATGGCACATCTTCTGGATGCACTGGAAGAAGCGGAGCAGAAAGAATTTTTGGAAGAAATGATTGCTCCGAATCTCTACAGCATGTTTGTGACACCAAAGGATGTGGATGAGACGGTAAAATACCTGAGCTTTACAATATCTGAAGGATTGAATACAGCGTTCGGTGAGGCATGA